Part of the Candidatus Palauibacter australiensis genome, GTAGGGGTTCTCGATGTCGTTGACGAAGAACTGCCGGCCCATCTCGTCGCAGGCATAGCACTCGCGCTGCACGGGCTGCTCGGCGGCGAGCGCCTTGCGGTCGTTCCAGCCGCGGTACGGCATGCGGTACGGCGGCACGTGCTCGGTGTAGTCCCGCTCCGGGATGATCATGGGCCCCGCCTCGAGCACGAGCGTGCGGAGGCCGAGTTCGGTGAGTTCCTTCGCGGCCCAGCCGCCGGTGATCCCCGAGCCGACGACGATCGCGTCCCACACCTCCTGCCGGCGGGGAACCGCCGGGGCGGCCCGGCCACTCACTGCTGCCCTCCGGAACGGCTTTGCTGGCTGCGCTGTCCGCCGGGGCGGCCCTCGCCGGCGCCGTACTGGTCGAGGATGACGCACCCCTCGAAGGCGCCGGGGATGATCCGGTATCCCAGCGAGCGCAGGCCGGGGCGCGAGGTGAAGTAGCCGGCGAGCGTGAAGCGCTTCATGTCGTAGAAGAAGGTCTGCCTCTCGTCGATCCCGGGATCGCGGCGGCGGCGGTCGAGGTCCTCGTCCAGCCGCGCCACGAGGTCGGTCTGCTGAGCCTCCGTGCAGTCGGCGAAGTCGGCGCCGTGGGCTGCCCGGGCGATGGGGTCCACGGCGTCCAGGCCGGCGAGGAAACGGTCGCGGTCCGACGCGTCCAGCCAACCGGTCAGGAGGGCATCGACGAATGCGGTAACGCCCGCCTCGCTCGCGCCGGGCGTGTCCGTCGGGGGGATGATGACCTCGGCGAGCGCCGTCACCGTCCGCGCCTGCGCGGGCGTGAGCGTCGCGGGCGGCGCGCCGCCGACCGGGCCGGCCACCGACCGGATGCGCTGGCCGAGCGCCAGGGCCTCGGCCACTGCGCTCCCCGGCGCCAGCAGCGGTGCGCCCGCTGCCACACCGATGATCTCGAGAGCCCTGCGCCGTCTCACAGTCGGTCCTCCCGGCCGGCATCGACGCGCGCGGACGGCGGAGGCGCCGCCGCGCCCCGCATAATAGGCCCGGCGGCCCGCGGCAAAAGCCCCGCGGTTCGACGGCGGCCGGGGCGCGCGACATATTGCGCGCATGGACAGACGAAGATTCGTGCAGAACTCGCTCGGCGCCGGCCTGCTCCTCGCCGGCGCCGGACGTGCGGCGCCCGCCGCGGCCCGGACTCTGGCCCGGACCCTCCCCGATGCCCGGACGCTCCCCGAGGCCTGGGGGCTCCAACTCTACACGGTGCGCTCGCTGATGGCGCGCGATGTCGAGCGGACGCTGGCGTCCGTCGCCCGCATCGGCTACGGCGAGGTGGAGTTCGCCGGCTACTTCGGCCGCTCCCCGGCCGAGATCCGGACCGCGCTCGAAGCGGAAGGCCTCACCGCCCCCGCGGCTCACCTGTCGCTCGAAGAACTCCGGTCGAGCTTGGATGAGGCCGCCGACGCGGCGGCCGAGATCGGACACCAGTACCTCGTCGTCCCCTACCTCGGGGGTTCCGAGCGGCCGGGCAACGACGGCGCCACGGGATCGGCCCTCGTCGATGGATACCGCCGGCTCGCGGACGAGTTCAACGCGCTCGGGGCGCGCTGCCGCGAGGCCGGGCTCGTCTTCGGCTACCACAACCACGACTTCGAACTCGAGGAGGTGGACGGCGTTCGTCTCTTCGACGTCATGATCGAGAACACGGACCCCGAACTCGTCACCTACGAGGTCGACTTCTACTGGCTCGTGCACGCGGGCGCCGATCCGTTCGACTACTTCAGCCGGTATCCCGGTCGCTTCGAACTCTGCCACGTGAAGGACCGCACGGAGGATGGCGAGATGGCGGACGTGGGCGCGGGCGTCATCGACTTCGCGGCGATCTTCGAGCGCTCGGACGAGGCGGGGCTCATCCACTACTTCGTCGAGCACGACCAGCCGGGCGATCCGATGGGGTCGGTGCGCGCGAGCTACGAGCACCTCGACGCGCTCGATGGCTGATCCGGCCCCGCCCCGGGACCGGAAACCGGTCAGCCGCCGGGACGCCCTGCGCGCGACCGGCGCCGCCTCGCTCGGTCTGCTTGTCGGCGGCAGGGCGAACTCCGCGGCGGCGCTCGCCGGCGGGGCCCGAGCGTCGGGTCGCGGTGCACCGGGCGCCCGCCGGTCCGCCAACGCCATCACGCAGTCCGTGGCGCGCTGGTGCTTCGAGGAGATTCCCCTCGTCCCCTTCTGCCGGGGCGTGGCCGACATCGGTCTCACCGCGATGGACCTGCTCACGGTCGAGGAATGGCCGGTCGCCCACGACCACGGTCTCACGGTCTCGTGCGGCGACGTGGCGGCCGGGACGATCGAGGACGGCCTCAACGAGGCGAAGAACCACGCCGGCATCATCGGGGCCTTCGAGCGCCACATCCCGCACGCCGCGCGCGTCGCGGTCCCCAACGTCATCTGCTTCTTCGGCAACCGCCGCGGGATGGAGGACGGCGTCGGGATCGAGAACTCCATCGCCTGCCTCGAGGCGTGCGCTCCCATCGCCGAGTCCGAGGGTGTCACGATCCTCGTCGAGGTCCTCAACTCGAAATCCGGCGGACACGTCGACTACATCGGCGACCGCATGGACTACGCGCTCGAGATCATCCGGGCCGTCGACTCACCCCGCGTGAAGATCCTCTACGACATCTATCACATGCAGATCATGGAGGGCGACATCATCCGCACGCTCACGGATGCGAGCCCCTGGATCGGCCACTACCACACCGGCGGCGTCCCCGGGCGGGCCGAGATCGACGACACGCAGGAACTGAACTATCCCCCGATCGTTCAGGCGATCGCGGACGCGGGCTTCGAGGGCTTCATGGCCCACGAGTTCATCCCCCGGAGCGGCGACCCCCTGCACTCGCTGCGCGAAGCCGTGGAGCTGTGCGCCCTCTAGCCAGGACCGCCTGTTTCCTTCCCAGCCACAGCGCGATCAGCAGCCACAGCCCGGCAAGCGGGACCATGGTCAGCGCGAGCGCGGAGCTCCCCAGCCCCAGCGCGCGCAGTCCGGCGAAGGACCACACCCCGATCTGGTCGCCCGCCCGGTAGACGAAGAGGTCGTTGAAGTTCTTCGCCTTGTACTTGTCCCGGCGCGGAAGGACGGTGTAGAGCACCTCCCTCGTCGGCACCGCGAGCGCGAAGTTCCCCGCCCTCCGCAGCACCTGGAACACGACGAACACCGCGAACACCGGCGCCGCTCCCAGCGCCAGGAAGCCGAGGACGCTGAGCACGGGCAGGATCCCGAGGGCCAGGCGCACGCCGAGCCACTTCAGGATGCGGCCCGTCAGGAAGAGCTGGGTGCAGAGCGTGAGGATGTTCACCGAAAGGTCGATGCGCGCGAAGACCGAGGTCCGCTCCGCGCCCGTCGCGAAGGTACGCGAGACGATGTCCGCCTGGATGTTGTAGAGGAAGGTCGAACCGATCGTGAACAGCAGCATGAA contains:
- a CDS encoding GMC family oxidoreductase gives rise to the protein MSGRAAPAVPRRQEVWDAIVVGSGITGGWAAKELTELGLRTLVLEAGPMIIPERDYTEHVPPYRMPYRGWNDRKALAAEQPVQRECYACDEMGRQFFVNDIENPY
- a CDS encoding gluconate 2-dehydrogenase subunit 3 family protein, which gives rise to MRRRRALEIIGVAAGAPLLAPGSAVAEALALGQRIRSVAGPVGGAPPATLTPAQARTVTALAEVIIPPTDTPGASEAGVTAFVDALLTGWLDASDRDRFLAGLDAVDPIARAAHGADFADCTEAQQTDLVARLDEDLDRRRRDPGIDERQTFFYDMKRFTLAGYFTSRPGLRSLGYRIIPGAFEGCVILDQYGAGEGRPGGQRSQQSRSGGQQ
- a CDS encoding sugar phosphate isomerase/epimerase, whose protein sequence is MDRRRFVQNSLGAGLLLAGAGRAAPAAARTLARTLPDARTLPEAWGLQLYTVRSLMARDVERTLASVARIGYGEVEFAGYFGRSPAEIRTALEAEGLTAPAAHLSLEELRSSLDEAADAAAEIGHQYLVVPYLGGSERPGNDGATGSALVDGYRRLADEFNALGARCREAGLVFGYHNHDFELEEVDGVRLFDVMIENTDPELVTYEVDFYWLVHAGADPFDYFSRYPGRFELCHVKDRTEDGEMADVGAGVIDFAAIFERSDEAGLIHYFVEHDQPGDPMGSVRASYEHLDALDG
- a CDS encoding TIM barrel protein produces the protein MADPAPPRDRKPVSRRDALRATGAASLGLLVGGRANSAAALAGGARASGRGAPGARRSANAITQSVARWCFEEIPLVPFCRGVADIGLTAMDLLTVEEWPVAHDHGLTVSCGDVAAGTIEDGLNEAKNHAGIIGAFERHIPHAARVAVPNVICFFGNRRGMEDGVGIENSIACLEACAPIAESEGVTILVEVLNSKSGGHVDYIGDRMDYALEIIRAVDSPRVKILYDIYHMQIMEGDIIRTLTDASPWIGHYHTGGVPGRAEIDDTQELNYPPIVQAIADAGFEGFMAHEFIPRSGDPLHSLREAVELCAL